In Streptomyces sp. TS71-3, the following proteins share a genomic window:
- a CDS encoding ABC transporter permease, producing MSAALAPAVASLGSAAFGASAGGGPGGPGHPVIPDFGEPSRCVADDATFCTDWFTAHWSNLFWPALAQHIELTLIAVVIGFAIALAAAVLAHFQGWLAAPVSAVSSFLYTVPPLALFQLLVPATGFSVLTVEVALVAYSLYLLFTTILTGLREVPQDAIRAGRGMGLTRRQILFKVEIPLALPAIISGLRVATVMTIGTVAIAAYVIDEGLGSLILKALQSPFNTQFIGAGALAVALALAADGLLVLAGRLLTPWSRRRRIA from the coding sequence ATGAGCGCCGCACTCGCGCCGGCCGTGGCGTCCCTCGGCTCCGCCGCCTTCGGAGCGTCGGCCGGCGGGGGCCCCGGCGGTCCCGGCCATCCCGTCATCCCCGACTTCGGCGAGCCCAGCAGGTGCGTGGCCGACGACGCCACCTTCTGCACGGACTGGTTCACCGCGCACTGGTCGAACCTCTTCTGGCCCGCGCTCGCGCAGCACATCGAGCTGACCCTGATCGCGGTCGTCATCGGCTTCGCCATCGCTCTGGCGGCCGCCGTACTCGCGCACTTCCAGGGCTGGCTCGCCGCGCCGGTCTCCGCGGTGTCGTCGTTCCTCTACACGGTGCCGCCGCTCGCCCTCTTCCAGTTGCTGGTGCCGGCGACCGGCTTCTCGGTGCTGACGGTGGAGGTGGCGCTCGTCGCGTACAGCCTCTACCTGCTCTTCACCACCATCCTCACGGGGCTGCGCGAGGTACCGCAGGACGCCATCCGGGCCGGGCGGGGCATGGGGCTGACCCGGCGGCAGATCCTCTTCAAGGTGGAGATCCCCCTGGCGCTGCCCGCGATCATCTCGGGCCTGCGCGTGGCGACGGTGATGACCATCGGCACCGTCGCCATCGCGGCCTACGTCATCGACGAGGGGCTCGGCTCCCTGATCCTCAAGGCGCTCCAGTCGCCGTTCAACACCCAGTTCATCGGAGCGGGGGCGCTGGCGGTCGCGCTGGCGCTGGCCGCCGACGGCCTGCTGGTGCTCGCCGGCCGGCTGCTCACGCCCTGGTCGCGCCGTAGGAGGATCGCGTAG
- a CDS encoding ABC transporter ATP-binding protein, producing the protein MSQETTQPTSEASGRDGAAAGRAEAQEIVFDRVVKSYPGAEAPAVDELSLTVPAGEVCVLLGPSGSGKTTALMMVNRLTEPTSGDITIGGRSIRDMDRIQLRRSIGYVIQQVGLFPHLSIADNVATVPKVLGWDRGRTKARVAELLDLVGLPVAEYGKRYPAQLSGGQQQRVGIARALAADPPVMLMDEPFGALDPITRERVQDEFLALHERIRKTVIFVSHDIDEAVKMGTRIAVLRQGGRLAQYDTPQALLKEPADEFVARFVGADRGLKRLTLIRLADLELAAPGAAVPGAEADGASRLPSLPRDASLRSALSLMIAEGTEALRVTGPDGQVVGTATLDAVRRAGAA; encoded by the coding sequence ATGAGCCAGGAAACCACCCAACCGACGAGCGAGGCGAGCGGGCGGGACGGCGCCGCCGCCGGCCGCGCCGAAGCGCAGGAGATCGTCTTCGACCGGGTCGTGAAGAGCTACCCGGGCGCGGAGGCGCCGGCCGTCGACGAGCTGTCGCTGACCGTCCCGGCCGGTGAGGTCTGCGTCCTGCTCGGTCCGTCCGGCAGCGGCAAGACCACGGCCCTGATGATGGTCAACCGGCTGACCGAGCCCACCAGCGGCGACATCACGATCGGCGGCCGCTCCATCCGCGACATGGACCGGATCCAGCTGCGCCGCTCCATCGGATACGTCATCCAGCAGGTCGGCCTCTTCCCGCACCTGTCCATAGCGGACAACGTCGCCACGGTGCCGAAGGTCCTCGGCTGGGACCGCGGCCGCACGAAGGCGCGCGTGGCCGAACTGCTCGATCTGGTGGGGCTGCCGGTCGCGGAGTACGGCAAGCGGTATCCGGCGCAGCTCTCCGGGGGGCAGCAGCAGCGCGTCGGCATCGCGCGTGCGCTGGCCGCCGACCCGCCCGTGATGCTGATGGACGAGCCGTTCGGCGCGCTGGACCCGATCACCCGGGAGCGGGTGCAGGACGAGTTCCTGGCGCTGCACGAGCGGATCAGGAAGACCGTCATCTTCGTCAGCCACGACATCGACGAGGCCGTGAAGATGGGCACGCGGATCGCCGTGCTGCGCCAGGGCGGGCGGCTCGCGCAGTACGACACCCCGCAGGCGCTGCTGAAGGAGCCGGCCGACGAGTTCGTGGCCCGCTTCGTCGGCGCCGACCGGGGGCTGAAGCGGCTCACCCTGATCCGGCTGGCCGACCTGGAGCTGGCGGCGCCCGGCGCCGCGGTGCCGGGTGCGGAAGCGGATGGGGCGTCCCGGCTGCCCTCGCTCCCCCGGGACGCGTCGCTGCGCTCGGCGCTCTCCCTGATGATCGCCGAGGGCACCGAAGCCCTGCGCGTGACGGGCCCGGACGGCCAGGTCGTGGGCACCGCGACCCTCGACGCCGTCCGCAGGGCGGGGGCGGCATGA